In Halococcus salsus, the DNA window GTTACTGTCGAGCTTGCCGATAGCCGGGAGGATGCGGCCGATGATGCATTTTCGAAGCTTGAACTAGAAGCGATTGCTGCGGCAATTGGTGTTGAGCCAATCAGTGGCGACGAACCGGACCCTCTGCTCTAACCTCAATAGGAATAGGCAGTCAGTCAAGATCGAGACAATCTGCTGAGTTGTCTCCACGTACCACTATTTGCGTGGCAGGGGTACGCCCTCAATCACTTCCTTGCTGGAAACGTGACCGACTGCTCAGTAGTTGCGAACCAGTAGGCCATCAAACCGCTCGAAGTGGTCGACATTGCGTGTCACTACCGGCTCCTCAAATTCAAGCGCGGTGGCAGCAATCAAACAGTCGTCAAGTTCGACTGCCTTGCCTGCGTTTTGCTGTTCACCATAGAGCCGTCCACCACGCAACGCAATCGATCGAGTTACTGGCACGATCTCTTTCGTTGCGGTCACATCCACGACCTCTGTATGTTCATCAAGCGGAACAGATGCACGGGGAACCCCAGCCTGGAGTTCAGCCATAGTGATCGCGGAGACCCGCACCTGTTCAGGGGAATCTTCGATAGTACGCGCGCACGCAATTGCGTCTGGATCGCCGTGACGAAGGTCAAGCAGAAACGAAGTGTCGAGAATCACGATTCATCGACGAACTCTCGATGGGTCTCCTCAGCAGATCGAGTGAGACTCGCACCTGCTTCGGTAACTGCCTTTTCGTACTCGTCATCGGCTGCACCTGTGCCTGCAATTTCCAGGAGTGAACGTTCACCTGCTAA includes these proteins:
- a CDS encoding PIN domain-containing protein; amino-acid sequence: MILDTSFLLDLRHGDPDAIACARTIEDSPEQVRVSAITMAELQAGVPRASVPLDEHTEVVDVTATKEIVPVTRSIALRGGRLYGEQQNAGKAVELDDCLIAATALEFEEPVVTRNVDHFERFDGLLVRNY
- a CDS encoding antitoxin VapB family protein produces the protein MGTNTKTVALSETAYERLSAKKREGESFSDVVERLAGERSLLEIAGTGAADDEYEKAVTEAGASLTRSAEETHREFVDES